Proteins co-encoded in one Cataglyphis hispanica isolate Lineage 1 chromosome 4, ULB_Chis1_1.0, whole genome shotgun sequence genomic window:
- the LOC126848959 gene encoding protein dopey-1 homolog isoform X5: protein MGSIALEEYELMKDSKYRVYVNAVDKALKSFEYTSEWADLISALGKLNKVLLSHMKFPVIPRRIKISKRLAQCMHPALPSGVHLKALETYDIIFKCMGTNRLSHELFIYSAGLFPLLGHAAMNVRPSLLTVYETHFVPLGERLRPGLSGFLSGVLLGLEDGSDHFDRTNSLLEKVCDGVGAEHFYACLWDCLASNSGIRLPAISFVLAHFNKKLTMEEQRYIMGTNTKIMVSALCAGVQDTSVLVQRSALDFLLIGFPIHNSQLTHQDMILLIKAALVTILRRDMSLNRRLFAWLLGTEVSTSILKKNHITVDTKEHSITYFDIYSKKMLVEAIKYLLKEVCEENSQDLKPYRILISLLDKVDIGPVILDDILFEVFRTFYNACKQSALNHISKTSEVVKSANLLFSTLEPSYIWIHCGHLFEKACNRRAKTQVTIEDVTVKTVGSGMPNLVEVCILTEFLLETVSLDAFIDTPSEHLPVPSDNSLTAIPLEKSQSDSKLNKADISGTSFAEKSPSTRRRANSGGAAKRNEKKSKKKGSKSTSKLTDTYTIQADGTNISVVVNEDIKSLPRNKSMDDIKTSCIETDAISSSSNNKLSTTSKHLTNVSPLGSTGSLYRGPSPAFQAQHSMLEKCLRQYEIFYVKLISNRILSKERTVQDMFNHLVISCPRKSFDERMHCLELLLNSRLNMEDSGFFSQDVSVTEDTKCLDIFHLSLDIVAHSEWNETMKIASSLFVELSTFPKYFLPGDDVLVEEEPKFEHVLPDWLKVLIVCSCWLQKQPALQLTSIATLLDLVALLKAHNDIEIHSKSGEGITTVIMVPLLKQRHITYLMQYTNVFQVLAHSLWNHLGELPAHKFRMRCVELLHELHHALYNSCDAVEDLIGSALTSENPEKKIEAFSRFATLWHLGREIETNPRLRGCLRIFDQSLLKMLDNLQLADNSPLKLLAQSWLLHSLMRGDISRVIDPLLTILLDPSTCRMSVLHVSIQHSNTVLTKNDPVEEKSEVQDDTEGAAKIYAISSVDGNVIYHVSDNVDEDKKWKKGKKKKQTINPVKIKRIFAVTTLATGDNCNHYVTERNQFMKELEVPPSISGNRKISVFVNPLSINCNENSNDSLTEDDSLPSIRKVNLTTELLKNATRFKKIDFDKGSTASLDESLFESANSSLKVKDKSSFKKLNDDVDSSLDSITNSLDSSSPEVTNKQSKQKKEPVVMPGSSREIAGTLIKGRYYSTNEFNMNYDHEIGSFEASAEVPSWTMDDDDGDLDVSTTAEEYFSNSSSASIVEEILNEVLDRAMQLCDVAEPPKNEEAPQHSAKTNRNVGLGVHNLHSHMLLYCGVYDSVRTLYVLRTLRNELLTNTRMFLCCAATTGAANATKNTVLLNLLARHRKSVFGRNFHGDIANTEFIAAYRSSMYLEVLISVCLYFARSYYPNLGQMRLTYDEISGNRQVQLASAELLTLIFSELIPIVRDSGKGFSCYIVDLLTKCKVQKVALHCLVSSVMSMKNAHKENEDVFTFTEEIVLFNDPIIDNDINKCKYRASDHTEAFQIQLLRLLLALIMLEHQCSSQKGEEINPTTSSIPSSPTRTLPNLIGNSLKYVSGAAIPQQPMFLASILSALQLNHMRHLHQHWTTLVTSSLPFMGSSLTSVVTSVIHQLCSNIEHLASYYINEEPASKLQDISTVECCLPADYTVTHLEALTYLLHYCLLDTSQQIGFSFNQPLSGTIQTGIPGANPGQIFNNLIHVFMPSPLSPDLSTTKDKTGATELQQHARRTALSHLPRIIASLSALWQAVLATKDNEQASCVVGSPRIVKYQLLELLSPISFHHGANFLAAVAVAWHERRQPSAASKKILPEACPNQQVMVHLVSAIRVMPIDTLVHTVHQVVKTPPPIHGIKQDFSLEVSVLELLYIYMQSNTSQSLIESWASLLSLLKDGLSLTAPAQFLLLAILNEYVQKCPPMQEKKDIKDLQDVSAKFIESCSQIAGACLEQTTWLRRNLAVREDVFEVVEGSSEGKEGKNGAVTPGTPPNAAYSVQAQAVLAEILAPLLDVSYGSQEKERVVTLLTNLMYNVTPYLKNHTIKNIASFTACSQLLASLSGYQYTRKAWRKDVLDLLLDSAFFQMTPSCLPYWRTIIDNLMTHDNTTFRDLMNRVSMAQGSGISIFSSKEQEYEQKAQLLKRLAFVILCSEMDQYHKYMPEIQERLADSLRLPQVIPSIQAQVFLCFRVLLLRMSPQHATSLWPVIVSELVQVFLYIEQELSTDSEEFSRHSSSHIKLLSALDSSWAVNASNGLQAHGHPHWLQLQLAAAKLLDLALLLPAHRLPQFQMYKWAFVGDAAAGCIDNNNLSSDFVPHITRIAKLMDNKFKPEGPPPKRNSGELLLTSNNVRSLQDLHHFFSSLSRATCDTYVPINNTQLETVIEQDFLEKMPTMPAR, encoded by the exons ATGGGTTCCATTGCTTTAGAGGAGTACGAGTTAATGAAGGACTCGAAATATCGAgt ctaTGTGAATGCTGTTGATAAAGCTCTAAAAAGCTTTGAATATACGAGCGAATGGGCAGATCTAATTTCTGCATTAGGAAAGCTTAACAAGGTGCTGCTAAGTCATATGAAGTTTCCTGTTATTCCAaggagaattaaaatatcaaagagatTAGCCCAATGCATGCATCCAGCACTACCATCTGGTGTTCATTTGAAAGCTTTAGAAACGtatgacattatttttaagtgtATGGGCACTAATAGACTCAGCCATgagctatttatatatagtgcag GACTGTTTCCATTATTGGGTCATGCTGCTATGAATGTCAGACCGTCATTATTAACAGTATATGAAACACACTTTGTGCCACTTGGCGAAAGATTGAGACCAGGATTAAGCGGTTTTTTAAGCGGTGTTCTTTTAGGTTTAGAAGATGGATCTGATCATTTTGACAG aacAAATTCCTTATTGGAGAAAGTATGCGATGGTGTAGGTGCAGAACATTTTTATGCATGTCTCTGGGATTGTTTAGCTTCAAATTCGGGCATTCGCTTGCCTGCTATATCATTTGTGCTCGCGCACTTCAACAAGAAATTAACAATGGAAGAGCAAAGATATATTATGGGTACTAATACTAAAATTatg gtATCAGCCTTATGCGCAGGAGTACAAGACACTTCGGTGCTAGTACAAAGAAGTGCACtggattttctattaataggTTTTCCTATACATAACAGTCAATTGACACATCaagatatgatattattaatcaaagcTGCTTTAGTTACTATATTACGAAGAGACATGAGCTTAaacag ACGTTTGTTTGCTTGGTTATTGGGCACTGAAGTAAGTACATCAATTTTAAAGAAGAACCACATAACTGTGGACACCAAGGAGCATTCTATaacatattttgacatatattccaaaaaaatgttagttgaagcaataaaatatttgcttaaaGAAGTATGCGAAGAAAATTCACAGGATTTAAAGCCATATAGAATACTTATCTCATTACTTGATAAGGTGGATATTGGACCAGTAATTTTGGATGATATTCTGTTTGAAGTGTTTAg GACATTTTATAATGCCTGTAAACAATCTGCACTGAATCATATATCAAAAACAAGTGAAGTAGTAAAatctgcaaatttattattttcaactttGGAACCATCATATATCTGGATACATTGTGGACATTTATTCGAAAAGGCCTGCAATAGAAGAGCAAAGACACAAGTTACCATAGAAGATGTTACTGTAAAAACGGTCGGTAGTGGAATGCCAAATTTAGTGGAAGTATGCATACTAACAGAATTTTTACTCGAGACTGTATCATTGGACGCATTCATAGACACTCCGTCTGAGCATCTTCCTG TTCCTAGCGATAATTCGCTAACGGCGATTCCTTTGGAAAAAAGTCAGTCGGATAGTAAATTGAATAAGGCCGATATATCCGGTACCTCTTTTGCGGAGAAAAGTCCGAGTACGAGAAGAAGAGCTAATTCCGGTGGCGCTGCTaagagaaatgagaaaaagtcGAAGAAAAAGGGGAGTAAAAGTACTTCCAAGTTAACCGATACATATACTATACAAGCCGATGGTACCAACATATCGGTCGTAGTGAACGAAGACATAAAATCTTTACCTAGGAATAAAAGCATGGACGATATTAAAACGAGCTGCATCGAAACCGATGCAATAAGCTCTTCTTCGAATAATAAACTGTCTACCACATCAAAACACTTGACAAATGTCAGTCCATTGGGATCAACGGGATCCTTATATAGGGGACCATCTCCGGCATTTCAGGCACAGCACTCCATGTTAGAAAAGTGCCTCCgtcaatatgaaatattttatgtcaaattaattagtaatcGAATACTTAGCAAAGAAAGAACAGTGCAAGATATGTTTAATCACTTGGTGATCTCTTGCCCGAGAAAGAGTTTCGACGAGAGAATGCATTGCTTGGAACTTCTGCTGAATTCCAGATTAAATATGGAGGACTCTGGATTCTTTAGTCAAGATGTGTCTGTAACAGAGGATACCAAGTGTCTGGATATTTTTCACTTGTCTCTTGATATCGTAGCGCATTCGGAATGGAACGAGACCATGAAAATAGCGTCTAGCTTATTCGTGGAATTATCCACATTTCCAAAATACTTCTTACCCGGCGACGATGTACTCGTGGAGGAAGAACCCAAGTTCGAGCACGTTCTTCCGGATTGGTTGAAAGTCCTAATAGTCTGTTCCTGCTGGTTACAGAAGCAACCGGCATTACAATTAACGAGCATCGCTACATTATTGGACTTGGTAGCATTATTGAAAGCACATAATGACATCGAGATACATTCGAAAAGTGGAGAAGGTATAACGACAGTGATTATGGTGCCGTTGTTGAAACAACGGCACATTACCTACTTGATGCAATACACTAATGTATTTCAG gtATTGGCACATTCCTTGTGGAATCATTTGGGCGAGCTTCCCGCTCATAAATTTAGGATGCGTTGCGTAGAGCTGTTGCACGAATTGCATCACGCTTTATACAATTCCTGCGACGCAGTCGAAGACTTAATAGGATCTGCTCTCACTTCCGAGAATCCTGAAAAAAAGATCGAAGCATTCAGTAGATTTGCTACTTTATGGCATTTAGGACGAGAAATCGAAACGAATCCACGGCTACGCGGTTGTCTCAGAATTTTCGACCA AtccttattaaaaatgttggaCAATCTTCAACTTGCAGACAATTCGCCGTTAAAACTATTAGCTCAATCATGGCTACTACATTCCTTGATGCGCGGCGATATATCGCGTGTAATAGATCCCTTACTGACAATACTTTTAGATCCATCCACATGTCGTATGAGCGTTCTCCACGTGAGTATACAACACAGTAATACCGTCCTAACGAAGAACGATCCGGTGGAGGAAAAATCAGAGGTTCAAGATGACACAGAAGGTGCTGcgaaaatttatgcaattagTTCTGTCGACGGCAATGTGATATATCATGTGAGCGATAACGTGGACGAGgataaaaaatggaagaaaggcaagaaaaaaaaacagacgaTAAATCCCGTGAAAATAAAACGAATCTTTGCCGTGACGACATTGGCGACTGGTGATAATTGCAATCACTATGTCACGgaaagaaatcaatttatgAAAGAACTCGAAGTGCCGCCTAGCATATCTGGCAATCGAAAGATTTCCGTGTTTGTGAATCCTCTCTCAATCAATTGTAATGAAAACTCTAACGATTCCTTGACAGAAGACGATTCGCTGCCCAGTATACGCAAGGTAAACTTGACAACAGAATTACTTAAGAATGCCACTCGTTTCAAGAAGATTGATTTCGATAAAGGTTCCACTGCCAGTTTAGACGAGAGTCTTTTCGAATCGGCAAATTCTAGTTTGAAGGTGAAGGATAAGAGTAGTTTCAAAAAACTAAACGATGACGTCGACTCATCTCTAGATTCTATAACAAATAGCTTGGATTCGAGCAGTCCCGAAGTAACTAATAAACAATCTAAACAGAAAAAAGAACCCGTCGTGATGCCGGGCAGTTCCAGAGAAATAGCGGGCACTCTCATAAAAGGCAGATATTACAGTACGAATGAATTTAACATGAATTATGATCATGAAATCGGCAGTTTCGAAGCGAGCGCGGAGGTGCCCAGTTGGACGATGGACGATGATGACGGCGATCTGGATGTCAGCACTACCGCGGAAGAATACTTTAGCAATTCTAGCAGCGCCAGTATAGTTGAAGAGATTCTGAATGAGGTGCTCGATCGTGCGATGCAATTATGCGATGTCGCCGAACCGCCGAAAAAT GAAGAAGCTCCGCAGCATTCCGCAAAAACTAATCGAAATGTTGGTCTGGGTGTTCATAATCTTCATTCCCATATGTTACTCTATTGTGGAGTATACGATTCGGTCAGAACCCTTTACGTTTTACGCACGCTCAGAAACGAACTTTTGACAAATACGCGAATGTTTCTGTGTTGCGCGGCAACAACCGGTGCGGCAAATGCGACGAAGAATACAGTGCTATTAAATCTATTGGCTAGGCATCGGAAAAGTGTTTTTGGCAGAAACTTTCACGGTGATATAGCTAACACGGAATTTATAGCAGCTTATAGGAGTAGTATGTATCTCGAAGTCCTAATAAGCGTGTGTCTGTATTTTGCAAGAAGTTATTATCCAAATCTGGGACAGATGAGGCTTACATATGACGAAATTTCCGGTAACCGTCAA gTACAACTTGCAAGTGCAGAATTATTGACGCTAATATTTTCGGAGTTAATCCCAATTGTTCGCGATTCTGGGAAAGGTTTCAGTTGCTATATAGTCGACCTGCTGACTAAATGTAAAGTACAAAAAGTTGCTCTACACTGTCTCGTATCTAGTGTTATGAGTATGAAGAACGCTCataaagaaaatgaagatGTTTTCACATTTACTGaagaaattgtattatttaacgaTCCGATTATCGataatgatattaacaaatgtaaatatagaGCGAGCGATCATACAGAAGCTTTCCAGATACAACTATTACG aTTACTATTAGCGTTAATTATGTTGGAGCATCAGTGTAGTAGTCAGAAAGGAGAAGAGATTAATCCAACGACATCATCTATTCCAAGTTCACCGACACGGACTCTACCGAATTTAATCGGGAAcagtttaaaatatgtttctggGGCAGCGATACCGCAGCAACCAATGTTTCTTGCTAGTATCCTTAGTGCACTGCAACTC AATCATATGAGGCATCTTCATCAACATTGGACAACTCTTGTTACATCTAGTCTCCCTTTTATGGGATCATCTTTAACGTCTGTTGTAACATCAGTTATTCATCAATTATGCAGTAATATTGAACATTTAGCGTCGTATTATATCAATGAAGAACCCGCGTCAAAGTTACAAGATATAAGCACGGTAGAATGCTGTTTGCCTGCGGATTACACAGTGACACATCTCGAGGCTTTGACATACTTGCTGCATTATTGCCTATTAGATACTTCTCAACAAATTGGATTCTCATTTAATCAGCCGCTAAGTGGTACAATACAAACGGGAATTCCTGGTGCTAATCCCGGACAAATTTTCAACAATCTTATACACGTTTTTATGCCAAGTCCACTTTCTCCG gATCTATCCACAACAAAGGATAAAACAGGCGCAACTGAACTACAACAACATGCTAGAAGAACAGCATTAAGTCATTTACCGAGAATAATAGCATCCTTATCTGCTTTGTGGCAAGCAGTTCTAGCAACAAAAGACAA CGAACAAGCCAGTTGCGTGGTGGGCAGTCCAAGAATTGTCAAATATCAATTGTTAGAACTCTTATCCCCAATCTCTTTCCATCATGGAGCCAACTTTCTAGCTGCAGTCGCGGTTGCTTGGCACGAAAGGCGTCAACCGTCCGCCGCTTCTAAGAAG ATACTTCCAGAAGCCTGTCCCAATCAACAAGTGATGGTTCATTTAGTTAGCGCTATTCGCGTTATGCCGATTGATACTTTGGTACACACTGTGCATCAGGTAGTGAAAACACCACCGCCAATACACGGGATCAAACAGGATTTCTCACTAGAAGTCTCAGTACTggaattactttatatatatatgcagagtAACACGTCGCAATCGCTTATCGAGTCTTGGGCGTCCTTGCTGAGTTTATTGAAAGATGGTTTATCGCTAACAGCACCTGCTCAATTTCTTTTGCTGGCTATACTAAACGAATATGTACAAAAGTGTCCGCCTATGCAAGAGAAGAAAGATATCAAAGATTTGCAAGATGTATCAGCAAAG TTTATAGAATCATGTTCGCAAATAGCTGGCGCGTGTCTAGAACAAACAACGTGGCTAAGAAGAAATTTGGCTGTTCGAGAAGATGTGTTCGAAGTAGTTGAAGGTTCTTCGGAAGGTAAAGAGGGAAAAAATGGTGCTG TAACACCTGGAACCCCACCTAATGCAGCATATAGTGTTCAAGCGCAAGCAGTATTAGCGGAAATACTTGCGCCTTTGTTGGATGTCAGTTATGGTTCGCAAGAAAAAGAGCGCGTGGTAACATTGCTAACAAACCTCATGTATAATGTTACACCTTATCTGAAAAATCACAC taTAAAGAATATTGCCTCATTCACTGCATGTTCTCAATTATTGGCTTCTTTGTCGGGTTATCAATACACGAGGAAAGCATGGCGAAAAGACGTTTTAGATTTGTTACTCGATTCAGCCTTTTTCCAAATGACACCATCCTGTCTGCCATACTGGAGAACTATAATAGACAATCTGATGACACATGATAATACTACCTTCAGAGATTTAATGA ATCGCGTGTCCATGGCTCAAGGCAGCGGAATCAGTATATTCTCTTCAAAGGAACAAGAGTATGAACAGAAAGCGCAACTATTAAAGCGATTGGCGTTTGTCATCCTTTGCAGCGAGATGGATcagtatcataaatatatgccAGAGATACAAG AACGTTTAGCAGATAGTCTACGTCTACCCCAAGTGATCCCATCTATCCAAGCACAAGTATTTCTATGTTTCCGCGTATTACTATTGAGAATGTCACCGCAACACGCGACGTCTTTGTGGCCAGTCATAGTTAGCGAGCTTGTTCAAGTCTTTCTTTATATCGAGCAAGAATTGAGTACGGATAGCGAAGAGTTCAG TCGTCATAGCAG TTCACATATTAAACTGCTTTCGGCCTTGGACTCATCGTGGGCTGTTAACGCTAGCAATGGACTTCAGGCACACGGACACCCTCACTGGTTGCAGCTGCAACTAGCTGCCGCCAAACTGTTAGATCTCGCGTTACTATTGCCCGCACACAGATTACCGCAATTTCAGAT GTATAAATGGGCATTCGTTGGAGACGCAGCGGCAGGATGTATAGATAACAACAATCTATCTTCAGACTTTGTACCGCACATTACAAGAATAGCAAAATTGATGGATAATAAG tttaaacCTGAAGGACCACCGCCCAAAAGAAATTCAGGGGAGCTTTTACTGACATCAAATAATGTTCGCTCTCTGCAAGATTTGCATCACTTCTTCTCAAGTCTTAGTCGCGCCACGTGCGACACATATGTACCgataaataatacacaattGGAGACTGTAATCGAACAAGactttcttgaaaaaatgCCGACCATGCCAGCGAGATAG